The genome window AAAGCAATTTGGCAAAGTGTTTGGCAATAAACAAATCATGCGATTAGTGCTCAGCATTATGCTGTTGCATTTGCTACTCACCACCAGCTTTTTCGCATTACCCCACGTCTTACAGGATGTAGCGGGCTTAGACAAAAGCCAACACGCCATGGCGTATTTACCGGTATTACTTTTAGCTTTTGTCACCATGGTGCCATTCATCATCATCGCTGAGAAAAAACGTAAAATGAAATCTGTTTTCATCAGTGCTATCGCGGTGATTGGTTTGGCAGAATTAGGTTGGGCGTTTTTTGCTCACTCGTTAACCACTATACTGATTTGTCTGTGGTTATTCTTTACCGCATTCAATATTCTTGAAGCCAGTCTGCCATCGATGATGTCAAAGCTTAGCCCATTGGAAAACAAAGGCACGGCGATGGGTGTGTATTCCAGCGCTCAATTCATCGGTGCCTTCATTGGCGGTGCTATGGGTGGAACACTATATGGCTCGTTTGGACTCGAGGGTATCTTTGTTGCCAGTGTTGTCTTGGTGGTTATCTGGTTATTACTTGTTTTCCCAATGCAAGCACCTAAACATTACAGCAGTAAGATTATTCATCTGAATGACACATCCATGCAGAATTCTGCTCAATTCATTCAGGAGTTAAGAGCTATTGCAGGTATCAAAGAAGCAGTAGTGGTGCCTGAAGAACAGGTGGCTTATGTCAAATACTCACCAGATGAAATTAATATGGATGAACTAGAGTCATTTGCTTCCCAGCATTAAGGAACATTGAGAAATAATGATCGACAAGTCAAGAGACAATCAGGGTCAGGTTATTTCTAACACTGCAGCTATTCTTACTGCTTTAAGACATCACCCTGCTGGGCTAAGTATGGATGAGTTAATACGCCGGACTGAGCTGCCACGATCAACAGTTGAGCCGCTACTATCGTCTCTTGAGAGAGAGGCATTTATTATCCACTCTCATAATCATATTTATCTGGGTCCAGCATTATCACAACTGACACGAGTAGCGCATGCTGAGATTATCAGTGTCGTAAGAACACACTTAAATACATTGGCTAATAAAACCGGAGAAACGGTTGAACTGTGCATTTTCAGAGGTCAGCATTCGCTGTCTGTTGATCACATTATCAGTCAGCAAGAGCTCCGGGTAGCCTCACCGCTTGGAAAAGCTTTTTCTGTATACACTTCAGCTCATGGCAAAGCCGTTCTTGCTTCTTTAAGTAATGACGAAGTTAAAGCGATTATTGACGATAAGTGGATACAACAAACAGAGGCGAGTCATATATCTTATGACACTCTTTTTCAGGATCTAGACCTCATTCGCAAAAATGGCTGGGCTGTCGATATTGAAGAACACGCAGAGGGCATTTGTGCTGTCGGTGTGGCAATTAATGCAGAGATGACCGATCATTATTCTATTGCCGTTTCCCTACCGACGATTCGTTTTAATAGAAATATGTCTAAGGTCACTTCAGCATTGCTTGCGTGTAAAGCGGAAGTGGAAGAAAGTATTAAGCCTTAAATTTCTGTGCTCAGTACAGTTGCTCGCAATACGACCCTAGTCATCAACATTCTATTTTGTATTGGGCATGAGCGATTGAGATGATATTATCCCTGCTCATTAGCAATCCTTTTTCTACCCACCATAGTGTGGTTGACGGTAGAAATGCTT of Methylophaga marina contains these proteins:
- a CDS encoding MFS transporter, with protein sequence MTQKQTTTNSLTSLEKRSISGLSLIFALRMLGLFMILPVFSISAHQYTGSTPMLIGIAIGAYGLTQALLQIPFGMLSDKIGRKRVITIGLLLFAAGSVIAATAQSIEMVIVGRLLQGSGAIAAAIMALTADLTRDEQRTKAMASIGISIGLSFSVALATGAILEHWIGLSGIFWATALLALLGIGILHLWVPSPKRLVTHTDLGPVPKQFGKVFGNKQIMRLVLSIMLLHLLLTTSFFALPHVLQDVAGLDKSQHAMAYLPVLLLAFVTMVPFIIIAEKKRKMKSVFISAIAVIGLAELGWAFFAHSLTTILICLWLFFTAFNILEASLPSMMSKLSPLENKGTAMGVYSSAQFIGAFIGGAMGGTLYGSFGLEGIFVASVVLVVIWLLLVFPMQAPKHYSSKIIHLNDTSMQNSAQFIQELRAIAGIKEAVVVPEEQVAYVKYSPDEINMDELESFASQH
- a CDS encoding IclR family transcriptional regulator, with the protein product MIDKSRDNQGQVISNTAAILTALRHHPAGLSMDELIRRTELPRSTVEPLLSSLEREAFIIHSHNHIYLGPALSQLTRVAHAEIISVVRTHLNTLANKTGETVELCIFRGQHSLSVDHIISQQELRVASPLGKAFSVYTSAHGKAVLASLSNDEVKAIIDDKWIQQTEASHISYDTLFQDLDLIRKNGWAVDIEEHAEGICAVGVAINAEMTDHYSIAVSLPTIRFNRNMSKVTSALLACKAEVEESIKP